The following are encoded in a window of Eleutherodactylus coqui strain aEleCoq1 chromosome 12, aEleCoq1.hap1, whole genome shotgun sequence genomic DNA:
- the ARL4A gene encoding ADP-ribosylation factor-like protein 4A, translated as MGNGLSEQTPILSGISPFQALHIVILGLDCAGKTTVLYRLQFNEFVNTVPTKGFNTEKIKVPLGNSKSVTIHFWDVGGQEKLRPLWKSYTRCTDGIVFVVDSVDAERMEEAKTELYKITKISENQGVPVLIVANKQDLRNSLSLSEIEKLLALNELSSSTPWHLQPTCAIIGDGLREGIEKLHEMIIKRRKMLRQQKKKR; from the coding sequence ATGGGGAACGGCCTTTCCGAGCAGACTCCTATCCTATCGGGGATCTCTCCATTCCAGGCGCTGCACATCGTCATTTTGGGCTTGGACTGTGCTGGGAAGACGACCGTGTTGTACCGCTTACAGTTCAACGAGTTCGTCAATACCGTCCCCACCAAAGGATTTAACACCGAGAAAATTAAAGTTCCTCTGGGGAATTCCAAATCTGTTACCATTCACTTCTGGGATGTTGGTGGCCAGGAGAagctgaggccgctgtggaagTCCTACACGCGCTGCACGGACGGGATTGTATTTGTGGTGGACTCGGTGGACGCCGAACGCATGGAGGAAGCCAAGACGGAACTGTACAAAATTACAAAGATCTCTGAGAACCAAGGAGTCCCGGTTCTCATTGTGGCCAACAAGCAGGACCTGAGGAACTCGTTATCTCTGTCAGAAATTGAAAAACTGCTGGCACTAAACGAGCTCAGCTCGTCCACGCCGTGGCACCTCCAGCCCACCTGCGCCATTATCGGAGACGGCCTGAGGGAGGGAATAGAGAAACTACATGAAATGATCATAAAACGGAGGAAAATGCTCCgacagcagaagaaaaaaagatgA